The following proteins are co-located in the Gigantopelta aegis isolate Gae_Host chromosome 5, Gae_host_genome, whole genome shotgun sequence genome:
- the LOC121373222 gene encoding atrial natriuretic peptide-converting enzyme-like, producing the protein MRLSTNILFTVGIIILLASPEIFSQRARPRNRGQNGNRGQSGNRGRNPARRQNHRRCQKIQVPMCRGMIGYGFTNLPNKYGHRTQLQVYRALEYLWSFMDIGCSSNFRLFVCSLYLPKCTRRTLQQLPCKETCTRAKNGCEDRMEELQSSWPSHFNCSSLLPRRSKKCIGPKPNGRSCQQHVICRRNQIPICQGLTFSRGSLPNMFLQCSTREITTELRQFEGLIQSNCSSHLRFFLCGIYMPYCIRAENPFAMPCRELCEGIRRDCEATYSRLHGRLPWPSKFQCHRYPDSTNHQYMCVMPSDHQLEFESRIQQHISQINQNEGEESVDESNDEDN; encoded by the exons ATGAGGCTTTCGACCAATATTCTGTTCACAGTGGGGATCATCATACTGCTGGCATCACCAGAGATCTTCAGTCAGAGGGCCAGACCTCGAAACAGGGGTCAGAATGGGAACCGGGGTCAGAGCGGGAACAGGGGACGCAACCCAGCCCGCCGCCAAAACCATCGCCGATGTCAGAAGATTCAAGTGCCAATGTGCAGAGGGATGATAGG GTATGGATTCACCAACCTGCCTAACAAATACGGCCACAGGACTCAGCTGCAGGTCTACCGCGCCCTCGAGTACCTCTGGTCTTTCATGGATATCGGCTGTTCCTCCAACTTCCGTCTGTTCGTCTGCAGCCTCTACCTTCCCAAATGCACCAGACGCACACTGCAACAATTGCCCTGTAAAGAAACCTGCACCAGGGCGAAGAACGGATGCGAAGATAGGATGGAGGAGCTCCAATCCAGCTGGCCTAGCCACTTCAACTGTTCGTCCTTGCTTCCACGCCGATCCAAAAAATGCATCGGGCCAAAACCGAACGGACGGTCATGCCAACAGCACGTGATCTGTCGCCGTAACCAGATCCCGATTTGTCAAGGGTTGACCTTCAGTCGCGGGTCACTGCCCAACATGTTCCTGCAGTGTTccacaagggagataactacGGAGCTTCGGCAGTTTGAAGGTCTCATCCAGTCGAACTGTTCATCACACCTGAGGTTCTTTCTCTGTGGGATATATATGCCATATTGCATCAGGGCGGAAAATCCATTCGCTATGCCGTGCCGAGAGTTGTGTGAAGGGATTCGGCGAGACTGCGAGGCTACGTATTCCAGGCTTCATGGCCGGTTGCCATGGCCATCAAAATTTCAGTGTCACCGATACCCAGATTCGACCAATCACCAGTATATGTGCGTAATGCCAAGCGATCACCAATTGGAGTTTGAATCGAGGATACAACAACATATTAGTCAAATAAACCAAAATGAAGGTGAAGAATCAGTAGATGAATCAAACGATGAGGACAACTGA